The following are encoded together in the Malaya genurostris strain Urasoe2022 chromosome 3, Malgen_1.1, whole genome shotgun sequence genome:
- the LOC131433668 gene encoding peroxiredoxin-6-like, whose protein sequence is MRIGAVIPNFKADTTQGPISFYEWLGDSWCVLFSHPADFTPVCTTELGRIAVHREHFAKRNVKILAHSVDNLKCHVDWVNDIKSYCPDIIGNFPYPIVADPNRELAVRFGMLDEKDKDDSELAQTVRALFIISPDHRVRLTMHYPTSTGRNVDEILRVIDSLQLTDRLKVIATPANWTPGTKVMILPSVSETDADKLFPNGIERVSMPSGQVYVRTTTDYK, encoded by the exons ATGCGAATCGGGGCCGTTATTCCAAATTTCAAGGCTGATACCACCCAGGGTCCGATCAGCTTCTATGAGTGGCTCGGAGATTC ATGGTGTGTCTTGTTCTCGCATCCGGCGGATTTCACCCCCGTTTGTACGACTGAACTGGGTCGGATTGCCGTCCATCGGGAGCACTTTGCCAAGAGAAATGTGAAGATTTTGGCTCACTCGGTTGACAACCTGAAATGCCATGTGGATTGGGTTAAT GATATCAAATCTTACTGCCCGGATATCATCGGAAATTTTCCGTACCCGATAGTGGCAGACCCAAATCGCGAATTGGCCGTCCGTTTTGGAATGTTGGATGAGAAGGATAAGGACGATTCGGAGCTAGCACAAACCGTTCGAGCGTTGTTTATTATCAG TCCTGATCATCGCGTTCGTTTGACGATGCACTACCCTACTTCCACTGGCAGAAACGTTGA TGAAATTCTTCGAGTAATCGATTCACTGCAACTAACCGATCGTTTGAAGGTGATCGCAACACCTGCCAACTGGACG CCCGGAACCAAGGTGATGATTCTGCCGAGCGTTTCCGAAACCGACGCGGATAAACTGTTCCCCAACGGAATCGAACGTGTCTCAATGCCATCTGGTCAAGTGTACGTTCGTACGACCACCGATTATAAGTGA